A single region of the Polyodon spathula isolate WHYD16114869_AA chromosome 5, ASM1765450v1, whole genome shotgun sequence genome encodes:
- the zgc:153169 gene encoding N(4)-(Beta-N-acetylglucosaminyl)-L-asparaginase isoform X2 has translation MAALGTWSFSLPAVEKMKSLILKGQHSTDCIEEAIAGIENDRETGHYIVGRGGYPNRDGLIQCDAAVMEGTPGRFGAVAALHGVGTPVAVARRVMERSAHSMLVGEGAVTFAQEQGFTLEDNENMMSPESSKAYQEFVEKNDRCRGHDTLGLIALDLQGNITVGVSTSGAPFKSPGRVGDSPLPGCGLYADNTAGAAAATGDGDKIMCFCPSFHVVQLMKQGDVGAASSVEFPYAFWHQGSNTVEQNIQLPLQE, from the exons ATGGCTGCTCTAGGTACCTGGTCGTTCTCCCTTCCAGCAGTTGAGAAAATGAAATCCCTCATCTTGAAAGGACAGCACTCCACAGACTGCATTGAAGAGGCCATCGCAG GTATTGAAAATGATAGAGAGACAGGTCATTATATTGTTGGCAGAGGCGGTTACCCCAACAGAGATGGACTGATCCAGTGTGATGCAGCTGTCATGGAAGGGACCCCAGGCCGCTTTGGAGCTGTGGCAGCCCTGCATGG TGTGGGGACCCCCGTGGCAGTGGCTCGCCGCGTCATGGAGCGGAGCGCTCACAGCATGCTGGTGGGAGAGGGCGCAGTGACCTTTGCCCAGGAGCAAGGCTTCACTCTGGAGGACAATGAGAACATGATGTCTCCAGAGAGTTCCAAGGCTTATCAG GAGTTTGTAGAAAAAAATGACAGATGCAGAGGACATGACACATTAG GTCTGATTGCTTTGGATCTTCAAGGAAATATAACTGTAG GTGTATCTACCTCAGGTGCTCCATTTAAATCCCCTGGGAGGGTAGGCGACTCTCCACTGCCTGGCTGCGGCCTTTATGCTGACAACACG GCAGGAGCAGCTGCAG cGACTGGTGATGGAGATAAGATCATGTGCTTTTGCCCTAGCTTTCACGTTGTTCAGCTGATGAAGCAG ggtGATGTTGGAGCTGCATCCTCAGTGGAGTTCCCATATGCATTCTGGCATCAAGGAAGCAACACCGTTGAACAAAATATTCAGTTGCCACTTCAAGAATAA
- the zgc:153169 gene encoding N(4)-(Beta-N-acetylglucosaminyl)-L-asparaginase isoform X3 — translation MAALGTWSFSLPAVEKMKSLILKGQHSTDCIEEAIAGIENDRETGHYIVGRGGYPNRDGLIQCDAAVMEGTPGRFGAVAALHGVGTPVAVARRVMERSAHSMLVGEGAVTFAQEQGFTLEDNENMMSPESSKAYQEFVEKNDRCRGHDTLGLIALDLQGNITVATGDGDKIMCFCPSFHVVQLMKQGLSPASACQTVVNDIQRRIGKGAMFEFGLMAMNMKGDVGAASSVEFPYAFWHQGSNTVEQNIQLPLQE, via the exons ATGGCTGCTCTAGGTACCTGGTCGTTCTCCCTTCCAGCAGTTGAGAAAATGAAATCCCTCATCTTGAAAGGACAGCACTCCACAGACTGCATTGAAGAGGCCATCGCAG GTATTGAAAATGATAGAGAGACAGGTCATTATATTGTTGGCAGAGGCGGTTACCCCAACAGAGATGGACTGATCCAGTGTGATGCAGCTGTCATGGAAGGGACCCCAGGCCGCTTTGGAGCTGTGGCAGCCCTGCATGG TGTGGGGACCCCCGTGGCAGTGGCTCGCCGCGTCATGGAGCGGAGCGCTCACAGCATGCTGGTGGGAGAGGGCGCAGTGACCTTTGCCCAGGAGCAAGGCTTCACTCTGGAGGACAATGAGAACATGATGTCTCCAGAGAGTTCCAAGGCTTATCAG GAGTTTGTAGAAAAAAATGACAGATGCAGAGGACATGACACATTAG GTCTGATTGCTTTGGATCTTCAAGGAAATATAACTGTAG cGACTGGTGATGGAGATAAGATCATGTGCTTTTGCCCTAGCTTTCACGTTGTTCAGCTGATGAAGCAG GGGTTATCTCCTGCCAGTGCTTGTCAGACGGTTGTCAATGATATTCAGAGAAGGATTGGAAAGGGTGCCATGTTTGAATTTGGGCTGATGGCAATGAATATGAAG ggtGATGTTGGAGCTGCATCCTCAGTGGAGTTCCCATATGCATTCTGGCATCAAGGAAGCAACACCGTTGAACAAAATATTCAGTTGCCACTTCAAGAATAA
- the zgc:153169 gene encoding N(4)-(Beta-N-acetylglucosaminyl)-L-asparaginase isoform X1, producing MAALGTWSFSLPAVEKMKSLILKGQHSTDCIEEAIAGIENDRETGHYIVGRGGYPNRDGLIQCDAAVMEGTPGRFGAVAALHGVGTPVAVARRVMERSAHSMLVGEGAVTFAQEQGFTLEDNENMMSPESSKAYQEFVEKNDRCRGHDTLGLIALDLQGNITVGVSTSGAPFKSPGRVGDSPLPGCGLYADNTAGAAAATGDGDKIMCFCPSFHVVQLMKQGLSPASACQTVVNDIQRRIGKGAMFEFGLMAMNMKGDVGAASSVEFPYAFWHQGSNTVEQNIQLPLQE from the exons ATGGCTGCTCTAGGTACCTGGTCGTTCTCCCTTCCAGCAGTTGAGAAAATGAAATCCCTCATCTTGAAAGGACAGCACTCCACAGACTGCATTGAAGAGGCCATCGCAG GTATTGAAAATGATAGAGAGACAGGTCATTATATTGTTGGCAGAGGCGGTTACCCCAACAGAGATGGACTGATCCAGTGTGATGCAGCTGTCATGGAAGGGACCCCAGGCCGCTTTGGAGCTGTGGCAGCCCTGCATGG TGTGGGGACCCCCGTGGCAGTGGCTCGCCGCGTCATGGAGCGGAGCGCTCACAGCATGCTGGTGGGAGAGGGCGCAGTGACCTTTGCCCAGGAGCAAGGCTTCACTCTGGAGGACAATGAGAACATGATGTCTCCAGAGAGTTCCAAGGCTTATCAG GAGTTTGTAGAAAAAAATGACAGATGCAGAGGACATGACACATTAG GTCTGATTGCTTTGGATCTTCAAGGAAATATAACTGTAG GTGTATCTACCTCAGGTGCTCCATTTAAATCCCCTGGGAGGGTAGGCGACTCTCCACTGCCTGGCTGCGGCCTTTATGCTGACAACACG GCAGGAGCAGCTGCAG cGACTGGTGATGGAGATAAGATCATGTGCTTTTGCCCTAGCTTTCACGTTGTTCAGCTGATGAAGCAG GGGTTATCTCCTGCCAGTGCTTGTCAGACGGTTGTCAATGATATTCAGAGAAGGATTGGAAAGGGTGCCATGTTTGAATTTGGGCTGATGGCAATGAATATGAAG ggtGATGTTGGAGCTGCATCCTCAGTGGAGTTCCCATATGCATTCTGGCATCAAGGAAGCAACACCGTTGAACAAAATATTCAGTTGCCACTTCAAGAATAA